Below is a genomic region from Ailuropoda melanoleuca isolate Jingjing chromosome 8, ASM200744v2, whole genome shotgun sequence.
ttttttaaactccctaGTGAACCTAATATGCTTTAGACAGTGTGGTGATTATCAACCATTCGTTTGTTCCATATTAATTCATTCCAACCTCTAGGACTATAGGCTTGATCTATAATGAGGAGTTGAGAGCTATGCATACACAGATGTTAgggactgaatgcttgtgtccccccaAGCTCCTGTGCTGAAATCCTCATCCCCACTGTGATGGTATGAGGAGGTAGGAcatttggaaggtgattaggcTATGAGGGTTGAGCCCTCATGAACAGGATtaatgcctttataaaagagactccagagagctctcTTGCCCCTTCTGTTACAttaggacacagtgagaagatggccctTACCAGATACCAAATCTGCCTACACCTTAATCTTGGGCTTTCCAGCGTCCAGAACTGAGAGATAAATGCTTAAGCCATCCGGTCTATGGTATTCTTTTATACCAGCCCCAACAGACTAAGACCCCAGATAGCGTTGGGTAATTTCTCACTTTTCTCCCTGCCCAGGACTACTTTCCAGCACCCCAGCGTCCTGCCATGTCTGACCCCATCACCCTGAATGTTGGAGGGAAGCTCTATACGACCTCACTGGCAACCTTGACCAGCTTCCCCGACTCCATGCTGGGCGCCATGTTCAGTGGGAAGATGCCCACCAAGAGGGACAGCCAGGGCAACTGCTTCATTGACCGCGACGGCAAAGTGTTCCGCTACATCCTCAACTTCCTGCGGACCTCCCACTTGGACTTGCCTGAGGACTTCCAGGAGATGGGCCTGCTCCGAAGGGAGGCTGACTTCTACCAGGTGCAGCCCCTGATTGAGGCGCTGCAGGAGAAGGAGGTGGAGCTTTCCAAGGCCGAGAAGAACGCCATGCTCAACATCACCCTGAACCAGCGTGTACAAACAGTCCACTTCACCGTGCGGGAGGCACCTCAGATCTacagcctctcctcctccagcaTGGAGGTCTTCAACGCCAACATCTTCAGTACTTCTTGCCTCTTCCTCAAGCTCCTGGGCTCCAAGCTCTTCTACTGCTCCAATGGCAATCTGTCCTCCATCACCAGCCACTTGCAGGACCCCAACCACCTGACTCTGGACTGGGTGGCGAACGTGGAGGGCCTGCCGGAGGAGGAGTACACAAAGCAGAACCTCAAGAGGCTCTGGGTGGTGCCGGCCAACAAGCAGATCAACAGCTTCCAGGTCTTCGTGGAAGAGGTGCTGAAAATCGCTCTGAGTGACGGCTTCTGCATCGATTCTTCTCACCCACACGCCGTGGATTTTATGAACAATAAGATTATTCGATTAATACGGTACAGGTAAAAGGACCCCAGCAGCACTGGAGGGGGGGCTCCCAAGAAGCTCCACGTCAGCCACGATCTTGGAGAGTGTCTCGCCAGTGGTGGGAGGCAGGGCACTACACTAATCTATTAACCGCGTAGCAGGACTTGATTTCCCCCCACAATGCAGTCTCCCTATAGGAATCCATGTGTCCTCTCAACAGAGCCACCTTTTTCCTTGCCGCTTTGAGCTAGAGATGGGCAGTTTGTCACAACAGGTGAAGTGTCTGCCGGTGTGTCCGAAAGGCCACAGGAGGGCTTGCTGGCTACAGAGGAATGGCGGGTTCTTCACAGGCACCGGCTCTGTCTGTACCACTAGGCAGTAGCCCTCTGTGAAAGGAGCCCCCAGTGGAGGGGAAGGGTGAAAACAGGAGGCTCCGTTCAGTTCTCCAGGACGTAGAGTCACCAGAGAGTCCCACCCTGTCTGCTCCTCTGTCC
It encodes:
- the KCTD21 gene encoding BTB/POZ domain-containing protein KCTD21 isoform X1; this encodes MDYFPAPQRPAMSDPITLNVGGKLYTTSLATLTSFPDSMLGAMFSGKMPTKRDSQGNCFIDRDGKVFRYILNFLRTSHLDLPEDFQEMGLLRREADFYQVQPLIEALQEKEVELSKAEKNAMLNITLNQRVQTVHFTVREAPQIYSLSSSSMEVFNANIFSTSCLFLKLLGSKLFYCSNGNLSSITSHLQDPNHLTLDWVANVEGLPEEEYTKQNLKRLWVVPANKQINSFQVFVEEVLKIALSDGFCIDSSHPHAVDFMNNKIIRLIRYR
- the KCTD21 gene encoding BTB/POZ domain-containing protein KCTD21 isoform X2, whose protein sequence is MSDPITLNVGGKLYTTSLATLTSFPDSMLGAMFSGKMPTKRDSQGNCFIDRDGKVFRYILNFLRTSHLDLPEDFQEMGLLRREADFYQVQPLIEALQEKEVELSKAEKNAMLNITLNQRVQTVHFTVREAPQIYSLSSSSMEVFNANIFSTSCLFLKLLGSKLFYCSNGNLSSITSHLQDPNHLTLDWVANVEGLPEEEYTKQNLKRLWVVPANKQINSFQVFVEEVLKIALSDGFCIDSSHPHAVDFMNNKIIRLIRYR